Genomic DNA from Dysidea avara chromosome 10, odDysAvar1.4, whole genome shotgun sequence:
catccAGCATGTGCACATGTAGTGCAtgagtgtgtatgcatgtatgtgtgtacaagtCACTTACGTTGCCGACCACAGTAATCCAGAACTGGTTGCCTCAGCAACAGGATACGTCAGTTCCACACCCAACTCCAGACATACAGGCATTAGTGCAAACCCAAAGAAGCCAAAAGAGCACAAAGAAAATGCTATTAACACAGGTTCATCCTCCAAACTGAACACCTAAAAAACAGTAAGGAAACTTCTGTACTATATAAATACATACCATAAGATTTCAAGGGAGCATTACAGATTTAACAGATTTTAAGCATATGATGACACAAGTATCATACAAATTTAGCATTAATTTAACCTTTACAAAATCACCATTGACttatagatgccacaaaatcaTTTGAAGTGTTTAGGCTACTGCAAGATGGAGATAGCCTCACTTATAATGATCAATTTGCTAAAGAAAACATAAGAATGGTGACCACAACCAGAAAACAAGACATGGTTACTACACCTTTTACATGATCTATCATGCAATATACCTCTACCAGAGGCTCACTCagcaaaatcgagatactctgtCAGCCTAATACAACcgccatgtatgatattctaatagaaaagtaagctatgctataattaaaagaaaagcaaaaaaaaaacagtgcattGATTCTGATTTGAGTGATAAAACAAGATACAGGTGTACAGATTCTAATTTTTTTAGCAGgtttttgtacagtactatagAGTATGTCCGACCACGTAATGGGATTTGTTGGATCATTTCCAAAATATAATTTCAGGCCTTGATATGGATGACATAGCTACGTGGGAAATCCCATGTTATTGTTCAAGGGACTTTCCCACAAACAAACATGAAGTAGAGATGGGACAACATATCAATACATGGTCATATTGCAATATTCAAGACAGTGATACAGGCATTAATACAATTTTAACTGTAATCAGTAAATATTACTACTAGGTGATGTATTGATATAAATATTAACTATGAAATTTATTGAAATGCAGATAAAATGATATATTTAACCGATAAATAATCTGATACAGAAAGGCACACAAAGCCATCCACAAAGTGTACTTTAAAAAGTTAACGTGACATTATCACTAAAACAATATTGTATAGCAGGTTTTCTTTGACGGTAGAAAGTTTTATGAATTGGTACCATGCAATGTCTACAAActtttacaatgaaaatttaCGATATTGTGATTGGTTTGATGTTACCCTGTCAATAACAGCATATCAATAGCTAGTTACGTTGCGGTGATGTTTTAAGATGTGCAGCAGTTGGCCACATGATCACAACTATCTCAGTGGTGTGTTCAGCTAGGCTGTGACGTGTACAGTTTCTGGCACTAAGTCTACAGTTCTTTATTTACCCTCTCAGAAGGCTGGCCATTTGCCCTCACAGAAGAAGGCTGGTATTGTGTCCAGCCTCACAGAAGGCCAGCCCCAAAGCTTTAATATAATATTTTGAGGGAAAATTATAGCTGTCAATTCATGAAAATCAAGAAAAATTTCTATCATGACAAAATcccactacagtggaacctcagttatccaaaccccatttatctggattcttggttaacccaaactacggaaatgactgctctattagagtagtgactgttctattaggatagttgaATGTTGAACAATATTTTAACcaatgttctttatgctattttagggttatttatacacagtttcagagatactatatagcctaaatattttgagggggaaattttttgGCTGATTTCatggttttgggggttacccAGCGAacattttatccttgaaatatttagacctccattagtctaatacattttggaagtgtttgcaaatctgcaaaaaaaaatttaattaggaAACATTGCTCAACGTACctctcgaaatatttaggctatacggtatggacttttcagacttatggaccacccctggtcccaagaggTTCAGAtagctgaggttccactgtatatgctATATTTACATTACAAAAGGAGCATAAGGAGAACATGTTCACTAACATCTTGTAGGTGTCAGTAAGCATGCATTTTCTAAATGAAATTGAATATCTGTATCTGCAGCTTATATAAGTACTAAAAGAAATTCTTACCTCTAGGAACCAAATGAAGCAGATTAATGCAAAAGCACACATCACTTTGGCCACACCCTCAAAGTTTTTGGTGACATCAATGATTACACCAGATACAAAGGCTCCCACGAGTCCAACGAACACCAAGACGCCTCCCCATGTACCGGAATACATCTACAGTGCAGCAAACACAACAATACACAATGTCACATCAGTGGAGATGTTCAAGATTAAATGTTTATATTATTATGAGTAGGCCTTGATGAAGCGACTCAAGGACACAGAAAAGTATACATTACAGTCTTATACATATCTATCAATaacaattctaataaattcactCACTTCAGAGTAGCCGTATGTGCACAGGAATTGAGGCAGGAGAGTTAGGAGACCATTAAACAAACCTGACCCAGCTCCCCATATTATTATCAGCCACCAGAATGACCGATTACACATGACCTGTAAACAACACAACTACCTAGCAATCCTGCGTATCACGTTATGTTTACTTCTTTTAGTCCACGTAAGAAAGGCACTTTGATGTCATCTGCACAAGGACCAGGTGGTGTGGGTGGTTTGCTGCCGAGTAACAGCCACATCAGTGACAGACCAAATCCGATAGCAGCTGAGATGGCACATATCCATAGCTATTAAAGAATAATATGAACACAATGTCAAGTGTAAGGTTAGCATTACCAGTGTGGGGATCTGGTGTGCTGGATCATCATTGACTATACGAGGAGCTATCACATAAATTACCCCAATACCAATGGGATTGGCTATGGGGAGAAAAGAATGAACTAACTGAATGAGACATAGAGTGCAGTGTGACTACATACAGTGAAATTGAAATGATGCTGAACTGAACTGCCTTACtggtgaggtgtcctgatttcaaaTTCAGGGGTCTAATATGTGTACACTAACACAAGTGGGACCACGGACTGAGTAATTGTTAAGATGTCCACACTTAAGGAATCATTTTTTGAGGGTATTCCACTGTAGTTCTAATACTGCTCTCAAAAGACACATTGCTAATGTATGTACAACTCACCCATACTAGTTACCATGGTAGCCACGGCTCTCTGTTTTTCACTAAACCATGTGAAAGATAGTTTAGTTGGTGAGTAGAGGAAGAATGGTTGAGCAATGGCAGTGAAAACTTGTCCTGTTAGAGCAACAACAAATGCATAGTTCCCTTCACTGTGACGCAGTCCACTAATAGTACTGACAACTCTCAAACTAGCACCGACTAAATTTAACAAAGCCCCTAACATGACCTACATTGTCACAAGCAATAATTAGTATAATATTAAAATACACAGCTTTATAACACttgcatatcatacagtacagtagtattgtatactagggatcatggaggtttgcacatTCTTAATGACCAGAACAATggaccttgacagtattggtgaggtataaacaagcccaaaaaTACCTTCAGTATGACCAAAAACACTTCCAACAAGTcgcaacaaaatttaaaaatatatctaGTGGAATTTCTGTtgattgactgactaactaaatACTACACAGATACTAAAGGGGCTCGAAGCTTGAGCTGCTAATTCAGACATTAAATGTTTGGATTGTTAAACTTTACTGGAGCCATACTAACCACAAGGAAAGAAGCAGATGGACATGACCAGTGTAatatcatcactattgttgtaCTACGTTTTATTGCTTGAATCCCTACTACATGTAAAATATACTAgtacatataatatatgtacagcATTATAGCGAATAGCTGAACTCTAAAGAATTACACatttatacaaatattttacaatgatgaaaattttacccaaccaaCTTGGTGGCTCAAAAAGGTCCAATATGAGGCATACATTGTACACAAACACCATCAGAAGTAAAAGTGCAAGTGTGTGTATAATGGTGATATAATAACTTCATGATAATCCTATTAAGCAAGAGAAACAGTCATTGGTaaaatcaagagttaataatagaacAGAGTAGAGTGTCTAATGCTGTATGGTCATGTAACAATTGACTACATGaaagttaaatggcttcctttTGGTGAACTGACCAGTAAAATTTTCCATTTAACCACAAATATCATTGCAGACATGAGGGCATGTGATGTGTGCTATATAAGAGTACTGTTGTAAACAGCATGGCTGATAACTGTGAGGATTACCCTGTAAAAAACCATGGCTGAGAAACTAATAACAGAGGGCAGGGTATTTTCAACTCTGTTATCATGGAGCCATATTACCATACTGTAATTGAAGGAGTACTGTCCATTGTATATCCTTGCTCATTTGTTACAAGACTATAATTATGGTGTTTGACACGCTTCTCTCAATTTATTAACCCTTGGTAAAACAATTTAAAGTAAAGGCACAGTAGGTCTCAATAGATAACTTAAGTATCTCAAGTTGTTATAAAGAGTAGAAACAGACTCATAGAATATACACAAGGTATACTGACATTATCCCACAGTAACTACAACAGACACACAAAATTATTTCTgatttttatattattatcaaaaATTATATAAACATCAACAGGTGTATACATAAACAAGTCCTACAAACACTACAAGTTCATAAACTTACCGCAAAACGTAGTCCAGCTCTTTCAATGAGCCATATTGCTATAAAACCAACAATTAAGCTGACAACAAAGTAGCAGATGGAAAACAAGTCTACTTGAGACACTGTGATGTCATAGAAATCTGCTGTTCTGCTTGGAATGGGAGCATATGTCAACCACATCTACATGAGTGGTACACAATAAGAATTACATACATTGCACACAAGTAATGGCAAACCACACACTCACAAACAGCCTTCAGTAGCTATGCAAAATATAGCTATTGCTGCCAAGTATATCAGAAGTCTGGCATAGCCACTAACCAGATTTTTGCCCAACTTTCATGTGAGCAAGAGTCATACGAGCATCTGGTACCTGTGTACCACTCAGATACTTGAGTAGGTACAGGTATTTCCTCCTGGGCAGGACTAGTGAAAGAAAACCTGTGCATGGAACATTTAATATTTGTTCTCTCAGTCCAAATTTTGCTGAATTTTCCacctttaaatattttatctcCCTCTCTCATGTAAAAAAACTTTTGTTACCATGAAGTTCTTTTTAAACTGCTCACCCAGTTTACACGAGTGTCATTCAACCTTCAACATAAGTTGTATAGTGATACAATTAAGTTATTCCACAGAGCTGGAGAGGCAACAGGGTGCCAGCCTCAACTTCATGTTTTTAAttatctaaatactctaatagagcagtcagttgctTTAATAGGATGGTCAGTATGGTGAAATTCCTTAATTCAGAATTAATCTGAGGATGCCAAATACTTAAGCATGCCCCAGACTCCTCTAGAAAGAACTTGAGTGCTTCGCACACAGCATTGTCAAAGATGCTAGGGGGTTCATATAGTTTCAGAAATAGGACTGGAGGTCTAAATATGCCTGCAATATATACTCAAACTTCAGTTTAAAATCTAAAATTGCTTTCCATGTGTTACAATTTTTAAGTGACAAATCCACAAGGAAATAACATTTCTATATTGAATTATTTGGACTCCCAATTCATTTTAATGAGCATTATATGGTGGAATTGATATTTCAGTGAAGTAGAGGAATGGCTAGGGATCTAAATATTTCAGAAAAACTGTAGCTGAAATGGTCTAGCTAGGAGTCAGGATGAACAACAGTTTAGAATCCAATTCTCAACGCATCTACTGGAATCTTGGTTCTAATTCTCCATGAGAGTCCAAATATTTAATATAGTTTATGAAAAACATCAGTTTCCATAAATATTTCAGGATATGCATCTAAACTACACTTGTACCGAGGCGACTTGTACAGACAAGAACACACCATTCCATTGCTGAGAGCCAACACTGCAAGGCTAGCCAGCAGGTACCATCGTCGATGATAGGTGACATATTTGTGAGCTGCTGCAGGTACTTCTGCGCTGTTCACCACTCCATCGGACCTATCAGGACAATCACTGTCACTAGTTGTGCCATCGTCCATCAAGGACATCAATTCCACCTCTTCCGACATTTAAATATTCATGCACACCACCCCACCTACTGTACTGGCTTGTTAACTGGTCACTAATTTACCCTACATACCCGTACTTCACCATGTTCTCCATAAGTGAAACCTTATCGTGGACGTACGGATGTTCTATCTAATGGCCACCATTGTCTGAAACTGCCGCATGAATTATTAGAATACAGAGCTTACAATGGCAGGTACCTCCAGTTCTAAAGGTGAGAATACTATGTGTAGCCACGTGTTAGCCGTCAATAATTTAGATGGAAGCAACCAAGAAGATAACGTAGCTCCTATGTGGTACCCTCCACATTACTATGCTGCTGCCGCCTCCAATATGCCACCAATGTACTACCCAACCTCACAGTGGGGGTACAGTTATGCTGGCTGGACGCAGCAGCCACCACAACTTAGTACAGCGGTCACAAGTGATAAGAAAGATGATAGAAACATAGGTACTACGTTACGTGATGCCAGCGATGGTTCACGTGAGACTTTGGAACATGCACGTGAGCAATTAGGTAGCATAGATGATATTGATGACAGTGATGATGATAAGACTTCACCATCAAGTCATAAACCAAGTGATGTACAACCACCATTGTCAGCTCTCAAGACAGAATACTCTTCATCTAGTACAAGTAGTAGTTCAAATAGCTCTCCTCATAACCATGGCAATAGTCCAGTGTCGAACACTTCACTAACTCAACAACAATATAATAGTATTGACTTTGAAAAGAAGCTTAAAAAGTTCACTACTATTAAAGCTTCGATGATACGTAACATCAGATCTGCACCACTAAATCTCCCCTCCCTTAGCAATGATGAAGGTAAGAGATGTTGTTAACAGGGATAATGTCATTCTTACAGACTGTTTTGCATGTATGGAACCTTTGGAGTACTACACACAAACCTTGTCCTCACTTAGAAGGGAGAGATTTTTTGAGGTATCCTGATTGGTTACTAAAGATAGTGATATTTTATTGCTGTATTTGGCAGCTCATAGCTCCAGATGATATTATATTAGGACATGTGGACTACAAAAAATCTTATGGTGTTTATGTGCAAATTGACAGCTTTGAAGGAGGTGATAAACATCGATATATCAGTGACCTGGATATCCAGGTATGTATGCTAGTTGTAATTTAGTAGCTAGTTGTGGCATTTACTGTTTAGGGTTTTATCAGTATAAAGAATCTAGCATCAACTGTAGATGACCGAGACTGTCTCATGAATGACTTGCAACCTGGAGATGTGTTAAGAGGTATAGAGGGAAATTTCTAAACACTTAGAATACACTAATGAGGTTCTACACAAGTTAGAACCTGCTTACCCACATTGGTCTAGGGTCgctaaatagcatagaaacctTTGGCAATGCATTCTATCTATAACATAGCAGTTCTAATGAGTCTCCTTATAGAATGTGGTGTAATAATTCTTCATTTGATGCATTTTAGCTCAAGTCATACAGGTTATACCAGATGAAGAGAAAGTATTCCTTACAATACAGTCCGACTCAACTCACCTAAAGCTGGTACCTACAATTGTTTGTTAACCTCACCACTTAACACTACCCTAGGGCTACCTTGAAGGAATAGCCCCACCTAAACCATCAAGGTAAGGATGGTCTGAAAGTGTTGACATTTTTACTGCTGCTTTTCTTGTAGGCCAGCCAAGGAAGATGATTTTGACTACTTCATGGCCAGTGATCCAGGCCTCTCTAATCCTCACTGTATTGATAACTTGGTGGAGAAGCTGGGGGTGCAGCGTACACAACTGCCTTCCCTTGTATCAGAGCTGCACCAGTGAGTGCATGTGTGagcatatgtgtgtatgtagtgtagaggtgtctctgtgtgtgcgtgcttgTGTGGTGCACACATGCGTGTCTGTTATGTACTGTAGTGCCAAGTATCCTGAAGGAGATTACTATAATTTACTGAAGAAACGACAACGGAAAAAATGGTCCATGGAAAAGTGAGTGTACACACTGATCATAGGTTGGTCTGAGAATTTAGCTCAACCACTACATTGAGTATTTCTTGTTTTCATTGCCTGCCTATATTAAGTTTCTTCCTGCTGTTGTATATTCTGTAGTGTTGCCACAGGAGTAAAACATTTCAAGGCCGGTGAACATGAGAAGGCAATGAAATACCTCGACCATGCTTTAGAAATTGATGGTGAAAATGTTGAAGGCCTTGTGGCACGAGGAGCTCTGTGGGTAGAGTTAAAGGATTTGATAGTCGTAATCAGTTTTTCCTAACAGTGTTGCCAACAAAGGACAGTATAAGAAAGCTATCGGTGACTTTGTAAAAGCTCTGACCATCAATAACAACCATTCAAATGCTAAGAAATATCTAGCAGAAACTCAAGAAGCTTATGGCAAACAGTTAGTCACTGAGACACAACTATGCTGATGGGTAGTAGTTAACTATTCATATTGCAGGCTTGAAGAGAGAGGTGATATCCAAGCTGCCATGCATTGCTACCGAGAAGCATTAGCAGATGATCCAGACTTGGAGTCTCCCAAGAGAAGACTACACTACCTTGAGGCACAGGTATTCTGTACTAAACATGCAGTACATCATTGTTTGGGATTGAATTTCTGAATTATTATTTTGAGAAATGCTTGTTTGTACTTTTCTATTTCCCTCCAATGTTGTGTGGACTGGAATAACATTAACTTCCTACTATGATGCTGTCCTGATGATGTCACTGTGGTGGGTGAACCACTTCTGATATACTGGAAATGTACTGTAAAACTGTTGGTGGGTATGTGTAAAATGTTGTGTGCCAATATGTACACATGGGGTTTGTGTTGTGGGTTATGTGATGTGAGGTGGCTGCAGTAAAGCGTAAAGAGGAGGAGGAAAAGCAAAGGAAGAAGGCAAAACTCGCTGCAAAATTGAGAAAGCTTATGGAGGATGAATCAAAATCAAGGTCATGTCCATGTTGCTTGCAGCATCTCAATGCTCTATCACCTCTATACAGGAGAAAATTGTCTGATAAAAAGCACAAGAAGAAACGAAGAAAAGAAGGAAAGAAAAGGAAAAAACATGCAACACATGAAACAGAGTCTAGTTCATCTTCACAAAGTGATGCTGAATAAGTTCATTAATTCATTAGTTTAcaaaataaataatgaataatatatTGCCTACAATAGTTCCCTATTGTCCTGAGGTCTTCAGGTGTAGTTCTAGTGCGTGATAAAGAGCAGTAATGTTGGCTGCACCAAACCCAGTAGCACCGCATCGCTGAATTAGTTCAATAAAGAATGTGTCCCTGTCAAACAGTGgctcagtgaaaacctgcatcAAATGTCTGCAACAAAAGAATAGTGGCCACTGTGTATTAAGTGTACACTAGAGTATTCATTGTTAAGGCCGTGACATCACTTATAATTAATAAGCTGTTGCTAAGGGTGATTATAATCAGGCCATAGATGAGGTTGGTCACATATCATCACAGATTTCATGACAAAGAAAAGTTCAGCTCCAACACTTTAGTATTTTTCCAATGTGCAAATTTTACGTAGTTCCTAGAGCCCTTCACCTAGATACTTTGTGGTCTTCTACGTCTTGTGAATGTGACAAAATAACAGTACCAACTTCAAGCCCAGTGGTTGGTTGCACAATTATAGCCAAAGGGGGAATATTCTCAAGAATATGCTGGAATAAAATTTGCACTATCttatttaatatatatatggagatctaaatatttcaaggataaaagtTTTGCTGTTAACCCCCAAAACATCACCAACACCTCAAAACATTTAGGCTATAAAGTATACAGCCTACCCTTATGATGTGTAACTAACCTCCTCCATAACCAGTTCAGTGGGATATGTTACCACTTTTTATTATTCTTTTCGGGTGCACTAAAGTGTAGGAAGATGGCACTATACATTACTGAGTCCCTTTATCAACCAATCTGTGGATAAATGGAAACTCTGTTAAAATATACAAAAATGATGACTAATTGATCAATTCACTGATTATAGGGAGCTGATAATCAGTAATAGACACTTGGTCCAGGCCACAGCTCTAACTGTTTCATTTGATTACACTATGCAGTAATGAAATAAGGTTTTAAATATGTACCATCCCTTGTGTTCCATAATGGAAAGAAAGCACGGATATCACAATAACGAGTTTTTAATATGAAAAAGGGGCTCCTTTTTACATCTGTTATGGGTGTTGTGTAGTATGCAACGTGTGGTATGGTGTTCACACAACCTTTTGGAGTTGGGAGAACTCTCATCAGCCTCGGCATCCAGCAATATGCCATTCTCCTGCAACGATCTTGTATTGTGACCAACTAGATCAACAATGGATGCAATCTACAGCACACacatacagcagtcacaacagCACAACTTCAGTGCTAGCACTCACTGGTAAAGGTAAAGAATAGTACTCCACTGGTGGGTAGATAATGGATAAGCCTTGTTCCCTTAGGGTAGCTGTTGTTGAGATAATATCACTGGTGTGGAAAGCAATGTGTTGCACCCCAGGACCATTGTTGTTAGATAAAAAGGTTGAAACCTGGTTTCTACCTGCATAcaaagtgttctattagaactgTACTGTGAAAACTACCTAGTCTGAGGTACTAGTCTTGTTATACAGAAATGACATATTTCAAGTTTGTTAGAGCTCACCGTACTGAGTAACACACGATTGACTAGGACAGATTACAGTTAGTAAATGATAaggaataaaataattttgttattacagtggaacctaacCACTTCCAGGTTAGTCCTTATTAATAAGCAGGTGATTGTGGATCTCACCTGGGGACTACTATGAAGTTTTCTCAGTCTTCTGAAATTTACAGTAGTATCCAGAAATTTGTAAACTACAGGCagtccctccattatccaaactcattgggTGCTAGGTGtgttagggggcatctccaaactgattttggtacactTAACGTTATAATTACGTTAAGGGGGAGGGGGTTCAGCCCATGAtgtataatttttattaaagcagtgtaaacagagaaagtgatgtgattaagcagctatactgtttgtagactatgctttcaggtaaagaataaaGCATTTTGTGCTTAAgtgcattgttttcatagtgtgatgttaaggagggggggggggagggggtctgaagttagcgtcattatgacgttaagcgtaccaaaatcagtttggaaaTGCCTCCTTAGATAAGGACCATACATATTATgaacagagctcagttaaaattCTCTAACTTCCACAGTTAGGATAATTAAAGGCgttaatggagggaccactcaACAAGTAATTTATTGTAGCCCTAGtttgccacaacaaaaaaatttttcGAAGTTGCATAAAAAAAGCAATTATGACACTTGTTGATAATTCATATTAATGTTTTATTACCAGTATAGCTTGTACTTTTAAGTTTGTTTTTGATAAAATTAATACTCTACTGGAACAGAGAGCTGTTAAATAAGATCAAATATTTGCGTGTGTCTATAAGCGCTATCCCACCTATGCAGCACAGGATATTAAGACCACTTTGTCAGTTtgctgtatgttctattagagtgtttgaaatAGTAAGACAATTCTGAATTCTG
This window encodes:
- the LOC136268032 gene encoding solute carrier family 49 member A3-like isoform X1, producing MSEEVELMSLMDDGTTSDSDCPDRSDGVVNSAEVPAAAHKYVTYHRRWYLLASLAVLALSNGMMWLTYAPIPSRTADFYDITVSQVDLFSICYFVVSLIVGFIAIWLIERAGLRFAVMLGALLNLVGASLRVVSTISGLRHSEGNYAFVVALTGQVFTAIAQPFFLYSPTKLSFTWFSEKQRAVATMVTSMANPIGIGVIYVIAPRIVNDDPAHQIPTLLWICAISAAIGFGLSLMWLLLGSKPPTPPGPCADDIKVPFLRGLKEVMCNRSFWWLIIIWGAGSGLFNGLLTLLPQFLCTYGYSEMYSGTWGGVLVFVGLVGAFVSGVIIDVTKNFEGVAKVMCAFALICFIWFLEVFSLEDEPVLIAFSLCSFGFFGFALMPVCLELGVELTYPVAEATSSGLLWSATQLMGLFLTTVGEVMERDVSEEQKDRSKCYGNIKPKDLTYTGLFFAAIGVAGYLLLVIGLRHPVYKRLQAEKSGTSSTTNGATSSTTNRADNPT
- the LOC136268032 gene encoding solute carrier family 49 member A3-like isoform X2 is translated as MENMVKYGSDGVVNSAEVPAAAHKYVTYHRRWYLLASLAVLALSNGMMWLTYAPIPSRTADFYDITVSQVDLFSICYFVVSLIVGFIAIWLIERAGLRFAVMLGALLNLVGASLRVVSTISGLRHSEGNYAFVVALTGQVFTAIAQPFFLYSPTKLSFTWFSEKQRAVATMVTSMANPIGIGVIYVIAPRIVNDDPAHQIPTLLWICAISAAIGFGLSLMWLLLGSKPPTPPGPCADDIKVPFLRGLKEVMCNRSFWWLIIIWGAGSGLFNGLLTLLPQFLCTYGYSEMYSGTWGGVLVFVGLVGAFVSGVIIDVTKNFEGVAKVMCAFALICFIWFLEVFSLEDEPVLIAFSLCSFGFFGFALMPVCLELGVELTYPVAEATSSGLLWSATQLMGLFLTTVGEVMERDVSEEQKDRSKCYGNIKPKDLTYTGLFFAAIGVAGYLLLVIGLRHPVYKRLQAEKSGTSSTTNGATSSTTNRADNPT
- the LOC136268032 gene encoding solute carrier family 49 member A3-like isoform X3, which produces MENMVKSDGVVNSAEVPAAAHKYVTYHRRWYLLASLAVLALSNGMMWLTYAPIPSRTADFYDITVSQVDLFSICYFVVSLIVGFIAIWLIERAGLRFAVMLGALLNLVGASLRVVSTISGLRHSEGNYAFVVALTGQVFTAIAQPFFLYSPTKLSFTWFSEKQRAVATMVTSMANPIGIGVIYVIAPRIVNDDPAHQIPTLLWICAISAAIGFGLSLMWLLLGSKPPTPPGPCADDIKVPFLRGLKEVMCNRSFWWLIIIWGAGSGLFNGLLTLLPQFLCTYGYSEMYSGTWGGVLVFVGLVGAFVSGVIIDVTKNFEGVAKVMCAFALICFIWFLEVFSLEDEPVLIAFSLCSFGFFGFALMPVCLELGVELTYPVAEATSSGLLWSATQLMGLFLTTVGEVMERDVSEEQKDRSKCYGNIKPKDLTYTGLFFAAIGVAGYLLLVIGLRHPVYKRLQAEKSGTSSTTNGATSSTTNRADNPT
- the LOC136268031 gene encoding tetratricopeptide repeat protein 14-like isoform X2, whose amino-acid sequence is MAGTSSSKDGSNQEDNVAPMWYPPHYYAAAASNMPPMYYPTSQWGYSYAGWTQQPPQLSTAVTSDKKDDRNIGTTLRDASDGSRETLEHAREQLGSIDDIDDSDDDKTSPSSHKPSDVQPPLSALKTEYSSSSTSSSSNSSPHNHGNSPVSNTSLTQQQYNSIDFEKKLKKFTTIKASMIRNIRSAPLNLPSLSNDEDCFACMEPLEYYTQTLSSLRRERFFELIAPDDIILGHVDYKKSYGVYVQIDSFEGGDKHRYISDLDIQGFISIKNLASTVDDRDCLMNDLQPGDVLRAQVIQVIPDEEKVFLTIQSDSTHLKLGYLEGIAPPKPSRPAKEDDFDYFMASDPGLSNPHCIDNLVEKLGVQRTQLPSLVSELHHAKYPEGDYYNLLKKRQRKKWSMENVATGVKHFKAGEHEKAMKYLDHALEIDGENVEGLVARGALVANKGQYKKAIGDFVKALTINNNHSNAKKYLAETQEAYGKQLEERGDIQAAMHCYREALADDPDLESPKRRLHYLEAQVAAVKRKEEEEKQRKKAKLAAKLRKLMEDESKSRRKLSDKKHKKKRRKEGKKRKKHATHETESSSSSQSDAE
- the LOC136268031 gene encoding tetratricopeptide repeat protein 14-like isoform X1, which translates into the protein MAGTSSSKDGSNQEDNVAPMWYPPHYYAAAASNMPPMYYPTSQWGYSYAGWTQQPPQLSTAVTSDKKDDRNIGTTLRDASDGSRETLEHAREQLGSIDDIDDSDDDKTSPSSHKPSDVQPPLSALKTEYSSSSTSSSSNSSPHNHGNSPVSNTSLTQQQYNSIDFEKKLKKFTTIKASMIRNIRSAPLNLPSLSNDEDCFACMEPLEYYTQTLSSLRRERFFELIAPDDIILGHVDYKKSYGVYVQIDSFEGGDKHRYISDLDIQGFISIKNLASTVDDRDCLMNDLQPGDVLRAQVIQVIPDEEKVFLTIQSDSTHLKLGYLEGIAPPKPSRPAKEDDFDYFMASDPGLSNPHCIDNLVEKLGVQRTQLPSLVSELHHAKYPEGDYYNLLKKRQRKKWSMENVATGVKHFKAGEHEKAMKYLDHALEIDGENVEGLVARGALVANKGQYKKAIGDFVKALTINNNHSNAKKYLAETQEAYGKQLEERGDIQAAMHCYREALADDPDLESPKRRLHYLEAQVAAVKRKEEEEKQRKKAKLAAKLRKLMEDESKSRSCPCCLQHLNALSPLYRRKLSDKKHKKKRRKEGKKRKKHATHETESSSSSQSDAE